A window of Triplophysa dalaica isolate WHDGS20190420 chromosome 7, ASM1584641v1, whole genome shotgun sequence contains these coding sequences:
- the tmem86b gene encoding lysoplasmalogenase — protein sequence MDILETSEYDRRQRRNTTCVVFLYLLPFFASCTIYFYLWIPDSAPSLMAAGIKAAPVLSLALLVFIYNGGWSLLGVAGGLLLSAGGDCCLIWPQLFIPGMGCFALAHMLYAVTFLSSRYSKTSSSSSSVLILNLLLWSIGGGIYVYLVPFLRLDPDADILVPAIGGYVLLIVIMATMATRTRRSLLIMGSVIFMASDLTIALTKFNVVDLEYKKHIIMITYYLAQLMIALGDVKAWMEADSDDILKWKRS from the exons atggatatCCTGGAGACAAGTGAATATGATCGGAGACAACGCAGGAACACG ACCTGCGTTGTATTTCTGTATCTCCTCCCCTTTTTTGCATCCTGCACgatatatttttacttatggATCCCAGATTCTGCCCCATCTTTGATGGCCGCTGGCATAAAGGCCGCCCCTGTCCTCTCTCTGGCTCTTCTGGTTTTCATCTATAACGGAGGGTGGAGTCTCCTGGGCGTGGCAGGAGGGTTGCTGCTGTCGGCGGGAGGAGACTGTTGCCTTATTTGGCCACAATTATTTATCCCTG GAATGGGCTGTTTTGCTTTGGCCCACATGCTTTACGCCGTCACATTCCTCTCCTCTCGATATTCTAaaacctcctcctcctcctcctcagtCCTGATCCTTAACCTCCTGCTGTGGTCGATCGGTGGTGGAATATATGTTTACCTGGTGCCCTTCCTCCGACTCGATCCAGATGCCGACATTCTCGTTCCAGCTATTGGAGGTTACGTCCTGCTCATCGTCATCATGGCCACGATGGCAACTCGTACACGTCGGTCACTCCTCATTATGGGTAGTGTGATCTTTATGGCGTCTGACCTTACGATTGCACTCACAAAGTTCAACGTCGTTGATCTagaatacaaaaaacacatcattATGATTACATACTACCTGGCACAATTGATGATCGCGCTTGGTGACGTGAAAGCATGGATGGAGGCGGATTCTGATGACATCCTCAAGTGGAAGAGGTCATAA
- the lrrc3cb gene encoding leucine-rich repeat-containing protein 3, which produces MLQAVFLLLHLSKTFIPLHALDISESQQAEHGCPESCFCFESVNGGLLVRCSNMQLITLPHGLPNNTQHLYLNNNLLVTIPTDSFLDLPLLCKLDISHNRLNHLEPGAFRGLADSLVSLDLSYNQLETLDPNVLGDIRAQTNLSHNPWLCDCRLQLTMPQLLLDPSSLSEVMCNSSEPEELGAQGVPFILIATDVDFCGALRKTTDVVMLVTMFGWFAMVISYLVYYVRYNQEDDERHIEYLKFLPRAGQKSVSTHSTWL; this is translated from the coding sequence ATGTTGCAAGCTGTCTTTCTCTTGCTTCATCTTTCAAAGACTTTTATTCCTCTCCATGCCTTGGATATCTCCGAGTCTCAGCAAGCGGAACACGGATGCCCAGAAAGCTGTTTCTGCTTTGAGAGTGTTAACGGTGGGCTGTTGGTCCGTTGCAGCAACATGCAATTGATAACATTGCCGCATGGCCTTCCCAACAACACACAGCATCTTTACCTGAACAACAATCTGCTGGTTACCATACCAACTGATTCCTTTCTAGACCTCCCCCTGCTGTGCAAGCTAGATATTTCCCACAATAGGCTAAACCACCTGGAGCCCGGAGCCTTCCGAGGTCTGGCAGACTCGTTGGTTAGCTTAGACCTTTCCTACAACCAGCTGGAGACACTGGACCCGAATGTGCTTGGAGACATCCGAGCCCAGACAAATCTTTCCCATAACCCCTGGCTGTGTGACTGCCGTCTGCAGCTGACTATGCCACAATTGCTCCTGGATCCATCCTCCCTCTCTGAGGTCATGTGTAACAGTTCTGAGCCAGAAGAGTTGGGGGCTCAAGGTGTGCCCTTTATTCTGATAGCGACTGATGTTGACTTTTGTGGGGCGCTTAGGAAAACCACTGACGTGGTTATGCTGGTAACCATGTTTGGGTGGTTTGCTATGGTTATATCCTATTTAGTTTACTATGTGAGGTACAACCAGGAAGATGACGAACGTCACATAGAGTACCTCAAGTTTCTTCCCAGGGCCGGTCAGAAGAGTGTTTCGACACATAGCACGtggttgtaa
- the si:dkey-30j10.5 gene encoding uncharacterized protein si:dkey-30j10.5, with the protein MSDLQPITKLNVSTNVDEEEIFGAQGYELLNADLNEGVHPKNRVFLWYKRDCGVKPVTRIQLSFNDNMKKGLSDAGYDLVNRDLNAGVPGDHIFLWYFCGSTQYDIPIVNLQVTKNENEEPALLRDGWERLGCDLNRNAGGCFIYLWVKRATPTYICDVAATIDNASDKQHFIDGFTRIDENVNRRAGGNFICLWYRRSSDKSKALSALEVSNTFPEQVNLQEKGFKKIALNLNKGTQGDDVYLWYSNEGCEEKMQSMALLINSKTWMVYQKNGIFVVEKNLNEGNKGMKMYVAYK; encoded by the coding sequence ATGTCCGATTTACAGCCAATCACAAAGCTCAATGTCTCCACCAATGTGGATGAGGAGGAAATCTTTGGAGCTCAAGGCTATGAGCTCCTTAACGCTGACCTTAATGAAGGTGTCCATCCGAAAAACCGTGTCTTTCTTTGGTACAAGAGAGACTGTGGCGTAAAGCCAGTGACAAGGATCCAGCTTTCCTTCAATGATAACATGAAAAAGGGTCTGTCTGACGCCGGATACGACCTGGTCAACAGGGATCTGAACGCAGGAGTTCCTGGAGATCACATTTTCCTGTGGTACTTCTGTGGCAGCACTCAATATGACATCCCCATTGTCAACCTACAggtcaccaaaaatgaaaatgaagaacCTGCTCTTCTGAGAGACGGATGGGAAAGGCTGGGGTGCGACCTGAACCGTAACGCAGGAGGTTGCTTCATCTACCTGTGGGTGAAGAGAGCAACGCCAACCTACATCTGTGATGTTGCGGCAACTATTGACAACGCATCTGATAAGCAACATTTTATCGATGGCTTCACACGCATTGATGAAAATGTCAATAGGCGTGCTGGTGGAAACTTCATTTGCCTCTGGTATCGCCGGTCTTCCGATAAAAGCAAAGCTCTCTCGGCTCTTGAAGTATCTAACACCTTCCCGGAGCAGGTGAACCTTCAGGAAAAAGGGTTTAAAAAGATTGCTCTTAATCTCAATAAAGGCACACAGGGTGATGATGTCTACCTGTGGTACTCCAACGAAGGATGTGAAGAAAAGATGCAATCCATGGCTCTTCTGATTAACTCTAAGACCTGGATGGTGTATCAGAAAAATGGCATTTTTGTTGTGGAGAAAAATTTAAACGAGGGCAACAAGGGAATGAAAATGTATGTCGCTTACAAGTAA